The genome window ATGTCAGATCCCTTTATTGTGGATTCTCCTATTCTGATCTGTTTGCACTGTTTGGCTTCCCTCGGCGCTTTTCTACGCTCCAATGACATCATGCTACACGTCTCCCCGCCAACTCTCCTCCAGACAATGATAGCCAAAAATCCGACAACTACGAGAAAATGATAGGTCCTGCCCAGAATTTTACATCCTTTGAAATAAGCGACATGTTTTCTTATATGTACTGTTGACTAAATCTCATTGTTGGTGCAGAATGAATAGCAGATTTCTGCAAACCTACCCACGCGGCAGCAGACGCGAAATCTTCGGCTACTGAACGCGAGGTCACATGATCCCACATCCCCAGTGTCCGCACTGGGATTCGGCACTCCTTACCAGGTTGTTGGACAAAGAAGCTGCCCATTGGGGCTAAAATAGATTTGGAAGCTCAGACTCGAAAGCTGCGATCAGATCTATCGCCATTCATGACCCGTTCATCATCAGCAACTTGTAATGCCAACTGCGCCGTAGAAAGCCAATAAGTCCAGTATCTGTAGCAGAGCTTGAAATGGACCTGGGCGTAGTGAACCTACGAGATGATCTTCGATGTTTTCTTTTGCGTTGTCAAGATTCTTCTTGGACTCCAATGGCAGTTCGCTTGTTCAGTTGTCCTCGCCGTTTGCACCCGTTCCAACAGCCACCGACTCCTCAATGTGGGACGCGGATCCGGCGGTACCTATCACGAACAAGCGGGATTGCCAGGTTttctacctaggtacctGTGAAGCGCACTCTAAAGTAGAGAATGCGAATCTCTCAATTAGCTAGACTTAAACGCAGCCAGAATTGAAAATTTAGAatcgcaagcgcaaggcGACTCTCTCTATCAAGCTACATATGCAGCCTTGCAAACTCGCCGTGGCGATATGCGAGTCCAATTGCAAACGAGAGCcggatggcgaagaaggtggaAACAATGATAATAATGGGCAAACTTTCGGTGTGCCCTTGGACTAGCGACTTGACAGTAGATAAATCAATAATCACCCGCGCCATTGAAAACCCCGCTTTCGCTGTCGGAAGGACGACGTTAAGAAGAGATGTCTGTCTTGTCGCTGTCATTTTGATTTTCCAGAAGCTCTCTCAAGGGACTCCCAGGTAGAATCTGAAAGATCGGCTACACATGATCTGGATGCTTAACAAACCGGAAGCACCCTGCTGCCACCAGAGTCATTCTATGCCAAACGAAAATACCTAAATCCTTTTGTCGCATTCACTCATGAAACAAATTTACCTGCAAAAAGGGAGTATCCCGCCATGATTCAGTAGTCATCCTACCCAAGTTGAGCGAGCTCGTGGCCAATCCTACGAGGGCCTTGGGAAGACAAGGATTTCCGTAAGCGCAACAATTTGCAAAGCTCTAAAACACAATAAACGATCACAGATGGAAACTCAGTCCAAGCTTGATTGTGCTTGACAGAGTGGATGGAGTTTGGTGGTTGTTGCAAtgatcctcatccttgcgcAGCCCACTCTGGCAATGACTCTGTTCCGAGGAGGGGTACAGAGAAGTCTGGACAAACGTAGATCATGAAACGAGGCAACAATTGGGCCTTGTCGCCTGCTTGGCTGTGGTGGCTACCCTTGTCGCAGTCATCATCACTTAATTTGACTAAGAGTGACTGAATGAAAGAACCGGGTTCTTACCCTTGACGAAGTCCTCTCTCTCGCCTCTCCTGCTACGAATAAATGAATGCAGATCGATCCATGCGCTTATCCCCATCGGAGCATTGATAGAGTCGTCCGATGCTCATAGCGGAAGATCAAGCGCTGAAGCGCTTGAGACCGAAATAGTCAATCACCTTATAGTTTCAAACCGAAAATATTCTCTAGATATCCCGTGGTTGAATAAATGTTGTCATGATGTAGACAGAATGGTAGACCCCTCTGTGTGAATGCGTCTGGTGATAACTTATCCCGAGCTATCTTATTTCGTTCACAAGCACCGACAGGTGCTTTTCTATTTACCAGTCAGGTCGCCATGCTGGAAAGATACTCCCCTTCTCAATCAATAGTAGTTGGACAGGATGGAGGGGGGGAGCTTCTAGGTGTCATTCGACGTGGCCGCGGTGAGGATGTGCCAGCCAACGAATCGACAGCCACTTAGATGGATCCCATCCGTCTTGTTCCTTTCTGCTCACCCCATAAATCCAACCAGTCATGCAAAGCACTGAAAGGACAATGAAAGGATTGAATTCGAGGAGAATCCTGATGATACCGAGTCGTAGGAGAGAGTGCGACTGAAAGTCGGATGGATACCTTGGCCGCTTCCTCTGCGCCAGTATCTGATTTCGAGGCAATTCCATCAGTCCGACTCTATCGTCATGTTCAATGCTGGGTAACAACATCGAATTTTGTGCATTTGTCCCTCTACATATTATCATTAGAAGATAGCGACTCGTAAAGAGCCATATCTATAGCACTATATCTTTCGCAGTGACTTTCTGATAATAGACGGTCTTGCGCATCCAGTTTGCGACGAACAACCCATATCGCAATGCGACTCAAAAATAAGAATATATGAAATATCAAAATAGGTTCAATCAATAACACAAATAGTTTTCGCATGTAAAAACATGAATTAGATTCATCCTCCATGGCAATCTTGTATTAAACTCATGGATTACCGGCGAACGCAGGTCACCGACCCCAATGCCCATTTTCGCTTTAGGTGAAACCATCGTACACTCGCACCcacttcttctctctcttcaaCCGCTGATCTCGAAACCCAACCAGTTCCCTCACCTTTGTTCGACACTTGCATTCGATCCATCTATAGGTTTATAGGTGAGCCCCGATCTTCATCGTCTACTTTGAGTCTTATTTACAATCATTCCATTCCCCCCATTGTCCGactcttcctctcctgaTCCATCCACCTGCCGGATGCCACCGCTGACATACAGCCCAAGCGCTTCTTTGTAGAAGACTCATCCACCATCCATCTACTGCGACATTCGACTACGGCCATCGCCTTCATCGTTCGTTGCCGCTAGAACCGGTAGATGTGTGCGATCCTCGATGAATAAGTTTGACTCGTGATAGGTGTGTCTTTGATACTGTCCATCTTCTTCCGAGATACCCTGGGCTTGTtccctctcctccaagtCTGCACTCATCGAGATTCGAACTAGAACTGGGTATCACTAAAGATTCAAGTGAATGCCTTCTTCAGTCATTTATAAATTTTCTTGATGGCTTCTTTTGCGTGAATTGTGCTGACCCATATGGTATGTTTCCTTCAGGTTCTCAACCGgtttttcccttttccagTCGCTGTCGGCTGTTGCGACTTGGCCCCCCTCACCTCCATCCAACCACGACCCCCTTCGCCATCAATCATAGCGTACAACGATCGCGGGTGATCTGTGTTTTAAATAAACCCTTCTGGTTCCTTCGTCGTGGTAGGTTTGGACGGAATTTGCCCATACTCTCgtctccctcctcctgccTTTCTCTGCCCCCACTACCCTCACCATCTGGACGGGCCCTCCCATCTCAGTCGAACAGCCGATTGATACAAATCTCTCGATGTAGCAATAGGGTGGTACCTGTTCTCTACATCATGCAGGCAGCCTATCACGAACATTCCTCGCCTCATGGGGAGCCCTCCGCCTATACCGAACATATGGCCCAGGACCAGACCCACAAGGCCCCCATCCCCAAGAACGTTGCCTTTGAGCTTTTGCTTGACGAAAATTCCAAAGTGCGGGCTCGGATACCCATGCGGGTACAGATATATCCTCATGATACGACGGATTCAATCGTGACTACCGTCAAGAATTTCTATGGCATCTATGACGGTGCCGCCAGTGGTGTCAGCTTTGAGGATGAAAATGGCATCACCCTCATCGCAAGGTATGAAAATCTACGGAATAACATGACCGTCTATGTGCGGGTGATTCCCGTTCAAGCATACTCGGAAGGCTACGGGGATCGCTACTATGGCGTCTCAGTAGAGGGTCGCAAACGTCCCAATCTTGGCGAGCCTTTCCAGATGGGGCCGGCTATGCAGCCGGCGCAGGTCTTGGAGCATAATCAACCGCCATCCAGGCCTAACTCCAGGCTTGCTCGTAAGCGCAGCATGTCACCTTCCGGTAGAAGCCGTCGGAGCGCCTCTCAGAATAAGCAGCTCTCCAGAGCTGGCAACAAGAGCAGGGGTTCCAGCACTCATGGCAGCTTTCATGATGACGGAGCCTCCGGCTACAGTGACAGcgaaggcggctatggctcCGTGTCTGGTGCGAAGAAAGCCCGCAGCGAGCAGTTCGGTAGCTCAGATATTAGCATGGAAAATATACTCCATGACGGTCGCCGGAAGCGACCCAAATTTGAAAGCTCGGTAAGACAGCTGAAAATGCCTGCTTCTTGACTTCCTCTTGCCAATGCAACCGCACTTGCTAACTCGATCATTTCTCTTCAGGAATTGCCCCTGTTTGTTCCTCCTCAGGTTCCTCTGACAACCTCCACCTCATCGATCTCTCCTCAACGTCGCTCAGTCGGCCAAGAAGGGGCGATCTCGCCATTCGCTCGGCCCAACCAACGTCCTTACAATCAACAACAGCCGCTACCATCTCCACAAAGCTATGGCCACACTGAGCAGACATATACAATGAGTTCCGCTCAGAACCCGATGTACGCCACTCCGGCGATGCCTGACCATGGTCATCGTCTGCGCGACCGCGCGACCGCACAGTCGTCTGGACAGCACAACAACGCCGCCGGCCGGTATAATGGTCCAGGTGTCCTTCCAACTCCTGATCCCACCATTGCTAGCTGCATATCCGATGAGGATGTGGCAATGCAGCTGATCCGGCTGGGAGACGCTTCGAATTTCTCTCATGGTCGAACATCGGCATCTACATTAGACGATGCCTTCAGCGGTGCTGCTGACGCTGCTTCCTCCACCGGCGCCACCAGCGATGGTGAAGACTACAgtgaggatgacgatgatttGCCGGCACGGTCTAGACAGAAGCTCGATTCGAGCCCAATGCTTCCCCCTGGCACCACTAAACGCACTCACAAGCGCCTTGACGATATCCTGCCCAGTTTCGACAGCTCCGACGGCAGCTACGACGGTATGGACGAGGACTACCAACATGAAGAGCTTAATGACAGTCTAGTCAAGAGCGAGCTGGACGAAGATTCACTTTACAGAGAGTCTACACCTAAGCCGAAGAAGGCTAAGACTCGGCCGACTAGTACAGCGTCGACCAAACCGCGTGTGTCCAAGACAGCCCCCCCACGCCAAGGCAAGAGTGGAAAAGCTTCTTCGACCGCGGTGGCTCGTAAGGTCAAGTCGACGACCACTGTGGTGAGTCAGAAGGCTGCACCGCTGTCGCAGATCGTTACTCCTACCCCTGCCCGCAAGGCCTCTACATCCTCCGTCAACGGTCAAACTCAGCTTGCTGCGGACGAAGAGGACCTTTCAACCAAGCCACGCTGTCAGCGATGCCGCAAGAGCAAAAAGGGCTGTGATCGCCAGCGACCTTGTGGTCGGTGCAAGGATGCCGGTATTGGCCTCGAAGGCTGCATTAGTGAAGACGAAGGAAACGGTCGCAAAGGTCGTTATGGTCGCCATATGGGCGTACCAGTTAAGAAAGCCCTTGACGCAACCTCCCCCGCGAGCAATGAGTCTCAATTGATCAGCACCATGCCTATGCCTTCCTCATCAGCTATAGCCGACAAGAACAAAAAGCGCAAGCGTTAGATCATATGTACTTGCATGTAATCACCGTCTTCGCTCATGGCATCTCATTCTTTTCGGACCACCTGCATCTGTCTTCGACAGCAACAAAGCGcttggatgatgttgttctCGACGTGCTATCTTCtatgatcctcttcaacaacaaGAGGATCTAACTCTCTCGTCTCTCATTCACCGACACTTTTCCGCTCCCTTATAGCTTGAAACCTCCATGCTTTACCGCATCTACAATACAAACATTTACATCCCAAGTCATATAGAACAACCCTCAAAAAGTGAATCACCGCGCGGACTCGGTACCGATATTTAACCATTGAGTCGACAACGGTTTTCTACCGTATCCGTGCTACGAGCGCTAGCGCTCCTTACATTCTCTCCATCTCGCAGTCCGTGTCCTGTTGCCATTTTCGTTTTACGTCTCTGCTGTTTATCATGGATAGTCTAGCGAATGAACTGAGCGGGTTGATTATCTGGCTTTGTTTGATCTTTTGGCGTTCGTGTGCTTCCTTCTGCTGCAGACACCTTGGCTCAAGGGTTACCTCCACTCATTTATCTACACTGAAGTGCGTTCTGACAAGTTAAGTCTGTTCAGTTGCTGTTTTCGATTTATTTCACCTGCCTTGCCGGATTTGAACTTCAGCCTGAGTGTGAGGTCTAGTATCGTTGAGTAAGGAATATATATTGTTTGCTTTTGACCTGATTCAAGGTAGCTTAAATTCGTAGGAGCGGTTTCTGAGACATCGAACCTTTGTTATAGTCCTATTCATTCGGCCAGAATATTCATTCTCAAAGAATCTTGCATTATATGCTTGATGATCAATGTGCGTGATTTATAGTAGTCGAGCTCATCTTAAATCTCATATTGCTGTATTCGGACTAGTGGTGGTTGTCAACTCCACATGCAAGCGCTAGACGCGcgcttctttttttttcccgcttAGACTTGGACTCCACAGACAAGCTCACCAGCTCACTCATTTTCACAGTTTCAATTTTGAGTATCTTTTCTCTATTGATATACTTTCTTTTATCAAGCAAATCAGGGGAAACACCTAGATCCTCGCTCTGGTGCCTCATCAATGTACTGATTCCTCCGTTCTCTCCCTCCGTTGAAGCACACACCTCGTGCGCGCCCAGATCCGCTGAGCAATCATGCCTCCCAAATCCGTCCGTCgaggcgcagcagcagcagcaggacgaggaggaggaggaggaggaggaggaggaggaggagaaggaacagcTCCGCGACAAACCACCAGCGAAGCCGCATCAAATACTCCTACTGGATCCGCCGCATCCACACCCCAACCGTCCACTGCAGTCGGTACACCGTCCACACGAGCACCCGTGCAGCGCCTGCAGACTCTGAAAAAGCGCACACCCTCCGGAAGCATCGGACCCCCCGCGAGAACTCCCGCTGCGACAACGCCAGGAAATGGAGAGCCGACGAAACCGATACTGAAGTACAAGCCTCGCGCTGTGGGACGGCGCAGCAAAGAGGAGCGAGATGCgattgagaagctggaggcGGAGCGGAATCGGGAGCGATTGGCTGAGGTGGCGGCCATGAGGCGGGGACGGGGAAATCTGCAGCGAGGCAGAGGAGGCCCCGGGCGAGGACGCGGGGGTCCGCTTGGAGGCGGGCGACGAGGCCGTGGTGGGCGGTTTGAGCCGGATTCGCGAGCGTCGTCTATGTCGCGGAGTCGGTCGGTTATCGATATAGCTAGTGGTTCCGCTAGTCGCCATGTATCATCGGACGAGAGTGATACGGAGACTATACTTCCCATTGACCAGATCGAGGTCGATAGCGATGAGGAGTTGGATGATGTCGCGGATAGCAAGAAGGGAAAGCTTCCCTTGCGGTATGCGAACCGAGAGAAGGGCCTTCGGCCAGTTCGTGTTGAGCGCCGCGAGCACGAGGAACGGGTGGTCAGTGTCAACATGGAGTCGAGCACGAGTAAACCGGCCGAAGCTGAAACaaaggctgaggatgaagtGGAGGAAGTTGGTGCAAAGAAAACGAGACCCGAAGACGATTCTCTCTTCGTGCGGGACGATGATGTGATTGAGCCAcaggtgaaggaggaacCTATTGATGACGACCATCCAATGATTGATGTCGTTCCCCATGTCGGCGAAGCAACGCACGATGATGGCTTTCTTCCAGCGCAAAAGGTCAAAGTCCGCAGACGACTAACTCCCAAGACTCCCGAGCCGGAACCCGCACCCGCACCCGCACCTCCGTCGAAACCTGCTGTGGCCAAGGATCCGAGAAGCCTGCTGCGTACAAAGGAGGATATTGAGGAATATGAGAGACATGCCAAGGACCTTGAAGCCATACTGGAACTTCTTTCCGTGGAGCCCAAAGAATCCAGAGCAGAGCGATCGGAGCCGGCTGAAGCGGCTGAGGTCTCAACAGAAGCACCCGAAACGGCAGTAAGTgacaaagagaaagaagataaggctgaggatgccgaggaggacgagacCAAGGATAAACTGGCGGGTCAGCTGTTCCTTATGCAGTTCCCTCCCATGACACCCAACCTTATCGTCCCGGGCACTGGCGGCAGCACGGAAGAGGCTGCTACGGAAGAAACGCAGGCTGTCCCCGGAGCCACACGATCAGGCGAAGCCGCCGTCAAGCTCGAAAGCGGCGAATTGGAGATTCTGGACGGAGCGGACAGGACCACAAGCAAGCAGCCGTCCAAGATCCTCACCGCGGCGGACTGGCAGCTTCGCGCCGGACGAGTCGGGAAGCTGAATGTTCACAAATCCGGCCGAGTCACGATGGACTGGGGCGGGATCAGCTTCGAGCTCGACCGGGCTACATCGGTCGACTTCCTCCAGGAGGCTCTTATCGTCTCGGCGCCGGAAGAGGGCATtccagaggaagaaaaccgGGTATGGGCCATGGGGCAGCTCAGTGGCAAGTTCACTGTCACGCCTGACTGGGAGAAGATGCTTTAGACGGGGAATTTTGGCGCAACAAGAGAGCATTAGACACTGTCTGCGATTGCCATGGCTATGTCTACGAACGTCTTTATTCTTTTTGGGGGGCTTGACTGTGTGCATAGGGTAGCGATTTTTTTTTAGAACATGTACAATGCATGATTACGGCCATTAGATTTTCAAAAGCTTTAGCTAAAAATGGGAGAGAGTCGACGAAACACTGCACCAGAAATGCCCTGCATCAGAACAGGATGATTACCAGGCAAGCAGTAGCAGGGTGAAGCGCGGGATTCTATGCTAGCAAATCCGATTCTACGGACCTGCATGTTCGTTTCTACTAGAGCCAATTCGCTGAAGTTTGATTTACTTCGCGATCACCACAAGGACAGTATGCATACTAATCATTGAAATCGCTAGTGTATCGACCTCAATGGCATCTCCGTATTTCTGCTATTTATGGAAAGGTGATAGTGGTACGAAGGCAAGCGAACTTGCTGGAATTGAACGGAAGTGTGGCCAGCTGCAGCCATGCAGATAGTTCGAATACCTTATTCTTCTACCAGGAGTCctgagaggaagaagcgtGACATAAATAAAATTCGTGCCTATCCACTAAGTAACTTTGTGGAGGACAGAACGGAGTTCCGGGGTACGGGGCGTATAGATAtttctactctgtatataGGTATCTCTTGATGGCCAATTGCTGTGACGATTCATGACTTCTAAATATGGCGAGATGACGGCAGATACATTTTTACATCACACGGGCGTGGACCCTCCAGCGGTCCTGACTGGTCGCTTTTCTGCCTTGGCATGAAACCAATGGGGAATAGACCCGCAGCCACCGTCGCAGAAACTAACCCCTAATCCTCGCATTATGATTGGCTGCAAATTATTGATAAGCTTCTCAAGTCTTGCACGAGGCAACAATCGGCCATCACTAGTCCCAGACCGTGCTAAGACGGCTGGTAGCCACCAATGGAAACCCAGGGAAAATAAAGCCTCGCAGGTGATCACCCCACCTATTGAAAGGCCCCCACCCCCCTTTTAAGTGAGCGTGCGTAAATGCTAATTTCGATTTTAATTAAAGGTGGACGGATATTGTGGTTCTGGACCTCTCATTTTTCATCTTGAGCGGTTTTAGTCCCGTTTCTAGTCCGCCTCCTGGACGACTGCTTGCTGCTCCTTTGTTTTCGTGCGTttccttgattctcttctctctcttccctttgTCCGTCTTCTGTTGTCTGGTTTGCCTTCCAAAGTTCTAATCCCCTTGTGTGTGCGTGTCCGTTGGGATCTGTTGCTATTCACTTGAGTGTCgtctcttcttgcccattGTCTCGGGTATCGCACCGTTCAGGAGACGCAAGTCGCTTGTTTAGTACATAGTGTACCTCGACTCGCACAGGCGTGAATCTCGACAACGACCTCGATCACCAATTCAACCTCGCAACCGGTCCTGTAAACTTGTCGTCCTTTAAaaacagcatcagcagcggGTCAGGAGCAGCGACTATCGCTAGGCTTACCGAACGTCGACACCCTAGTACCGCTCAACCAATCCACTACAAGTCACGATCAATATGAAGATATCCAACATCGTGCTCTGTCTTATCCCGTCTGTGGCTCTGGCAGCCGAGTCTGAGCAAAAGCAAGCCGTTGCTCTCCCGCCCTCAGCACACAACCTACCCtccgcttcttcgccagAACTTACTGCGCCCTCGAGTATTGAAGACCTGCAAAGTGACCCACGGATCTACGATCAGTTCGGGAATGATATTACTCCAAGTCCGGACTACCCTGTTGTGGCAGTC of Aspergillus fumigatus Af293 chromosome 2, whole genome shotgun sequence contains these proteins:
- a CDS encoding putative C6 finger domain protein yields the protein MQAAYHEHSSPHGEPSAYTEHMAQDQTHKAPIPKNVAFELLLDENSKVRARIPMRVQIYPHDTTDSIVTTVKNFYGIYDGAASGVSFEDENGITLIARYENLRNNMTVYVRVIPVQAYSEGYGDRYYGVSVEGRKRPNLGEPFQMGPAMQPAQVLEHNQPPSRPNSRLARKRSMSPSGRSRRSASQNKQLSRAGNKSRGSSTHGSFHDDGASGYSDSEGGYGSVSGAKKARSEQFGSSDISMENILHDGRRKRPKFESSELPLFVPPQVPLTTSTSSISPQRRSVGQEGAISPFARPNQRPYNQQQPLPSPQSYGHTEQTYTMSSAQNPMYATPAMPDHGHRLRDRATAQSSGQHNNAAGRYNGPGVLPTPDPTIASCISDEDVAMQLIRLGDASNFSHGRTSASTLDDAFSGAADAASSTGATSDGEDYSEDDDDLPARSRQKLDSSPMLPPGTTKRTHKRLDDILPSFDSSDGSYDGMDEDYQHEELNDSLVKSELDEDSLYRESTPKPKKAKTRPTSTASTKPRVSKTAPPRQGKSGKASSTAVARKVKSTTTVVSQKAAPLSQIVTPTPARKASTSSVNGQTQLAADEEDLSTKPRCQRCRKSKKGCDRQRPCGRCKDAGIGLEGCISEDEGNGRKGRYGRHMGVPVKKALDATSPASNESQLISTMPMPSSSAIADKNKKRKR
- a CDS encoding putative DNA-directed RNA polymerase III RPC4 — protein: MPPKSVRRGAAAAAGRGGGGGGGGGGGEGTAPRQTTSEAASNTPTGSAASTPQPSTAVGTPSTRAPVQRLQTLKKRTPSGSIGPPARTPAATTPGNGEPTKPILKYKPRAVGRRSKEERDAIEKLEAERNRERLAEVAAMRRGRGNLQRGRGGPGRGRGGPLGGGRRGRGGRFEPDSRASSMSRSRSVIDIASGSASRHVSSDESDTETILPIDQIEVDSDEELDDVADSKKGKLPLRYANREKGLRPVRVERREHEERVVSVNMESSTSKPAEAETKAEDEVEEVGAKKTRPEDDSLFVRDDDVIEPQVKEEPIDDDHPMIDVVPHVGEATHDDGFLPAQKVKVRRRLTPKTPEPEPAPAPAPPSKPAVAKDPRSLLRTKEDIEEYERHAKDLEAILELLSVEPKESRAERSEPAEAAEVSTEAPETAVSDKEKEDKAEDAEEDETKDKLAGQLFLMQFPPMTPNLIVPGTGGSTEEAATEETQAVPGATRSGEAAVKLESGELEILDGADRTTSKQPSKILTAADWQLRAGRVGKLNVHKSGRVTMDWGGISFELDRATSVDFLQEALIVSAPEEGIPEEENRVWAMGQLSGKFTVTPDWEKML